The genomic DNA TTTAGAGTTGCCAATTATTTACATTTTGCCCTGTTTCCACAGACATAAAATATCCATACATATATGACAATTTGTTCAAACCATTGATCACCAACCACTTCAGTGAGCAGTTCCTAAGAATAAGGCATTCTGCTCTATAACCAGTACAGTTATCCAAACTGGGGCATTCTGTAGTGATATAATGTTACTATCTAATCCAAGATTCATATTCTGATCTTGGCAATTGTCTCCTAACTGTCCTTTATATTTTCCCCCATGTACACAGACTCTTTTAAGGAAAATCcccatgtcttttttaaaatatgccttcTTTTTAAATGCTGAATCCTGTACTTTGTTGGTGCCCTAAGCATGTTCCTGGGCTTCCTGTTCCAGACGCAGAAAGGCACCTCTGCCCCGTCACGCCGCAGCAGACAGCCCCCCTGAGCTGAACCCTCCGCCCCGTCCCTTCTCTTCAGCTCCAGTAATCTGCTATTCACAAACCACAACCACCGCACCTGCGCGGGTGGCCCCCGCTGAGCCCCGCATGGCGCAATCCCAGGGGAGCCCGTGTCAGCCGCCACACGCACGGGGAGGAGGCTGGCCCACCCCAACCCTCACCTCACAGCACGCCCACAGAGGAAAAGGAGGGGAAGAGCCACAACTGGGAGATGATCAGTCTGCGGCTTCCCTCCCCGTGCATGAGTCTCTTTGCGCCCATCAGCATTTCCTGTGCTTAGAAGTTAGCTTTGTTTCtgaaaatagaattttttaaaattgctaaCATGAGTAAGCTACTCATTCCATTAACAAGGCCCCTTGTGCCTCCGCAGATGATTCCCTGGAGGCCGAAATCACTATTGCTTTGTAGAGAGGGTCAGGCCTCAGAATCCCCCCAGCTCCCCCGGTGCTCCACCTCGGCTGGGACCCAGAAACAGCTAGGAAGGGAACCTGCTCCGAGCCCCTGCCTCGCCCTCGGCGCTCCTCCGTGGAGCGCAGCGTCACCAATTTGTCTGACAGTATTAAGGCCCAGGACGGACCCTCAGTGTCCAGCAGAGAAGGTCTCTGGGCCATTTAGTAGAACAGCTGGGCAAACTGCCTCCCAGGCCCCTGTGAGCTCCCAAGGGAAAGGATGACTTCCCTTCATCCAGGCTTCAGGACCCAGGGAGGAGACAGACTCCTAGCGGCTCCCGCTGTCGTCCTGCTGGGAAGCGCCACCCATAAGCTCCGACTCCTCAAGGAGACCCCACCTCCCTCTGCCTCGAGACCAAAGCAGTGACCAAAATCCACAAGGGGATAATCTCTTCCTCCCTGAGGCCTGAACCCTCCCGGACCCCAGGAGAGCATACCGGGGGTGAGTTTCAAGGACCGCCCCAGAGCTCGGAGCCTCCAAAGCCACCCGGGATCTGGAGGGGATGGAGCTGATTTTATAAACTCTGGCACGACCAGGATGTGTGCACAGCTTCGGTCCTGAGCACCACATTCTGTTTGCCTGAGCTGTGTGCCGTGTCAGCCTGTCCGGATGTGTGGCCATCCCAGAAGCAGCTCCAGGGAGGGGACCCTGAAAGACACAGGCTGGAGTGGAGGGAGTCCCAGAACCACCCCGCGTGGCTGGGCTGAGAGGACCCTGCGCCTCCACTGAGGGTGCATCAGGCAGGGGAGCGCTGGCTGCTAAGGTCGGTATTTGTCTGTCGGAATTCCACCAGACCTGATTCAGGAAGCTGAGGCTGCCTGTTCTCTTCCCATTCCTCTCCTCCAGAATTTGCACCCACCCCATCCCCTACTCTGTCAGCCCTTAAGCGTTTCCTGAGATCCCACTGCATTCGGGGATACTGTCCAATCTCTTCCAGCTCCCCATCCACCACTTGTTCATCATCTAACTTGTGGTGGGAGGGAAGTTAACGTAACCCTGAGCCTACCTACATCCAGAATGCGCTAAGTCCACTGACACACAGCGCCTTTCAGTCCActcagaaactgaggctcaaagaggtcaaGTAACTCTTCCAAGTCTCCTGACTCTTTCCAATACACCTTTTGCCTAGTATGGGTTTCTTGAGCCGTTCGTTAATGCCACTTCCCCACCTCTACCAAGCCCCACCTTCCTCATTCAAGACCCAGCCCCACGTCTCCTCTTTCTGAAGCCTTCCTGGGAGTTGACTTCACTGGGTTACATTTCAAGACAGGATCAGGTGAGAGGATTCTGCCACCGCACCAGGACCCCGATTTTTGGGGTTGTATATTCTGACCTTTATAACAAACAGAAGGTTGGTCTGTGAAGAGCATGGGGTGTTCCACTGAATTGTCCTACAGTCACCTCATCCCATACCCAGCTCTGGGAAGGAGGAGAGGCCGCAGGATGAACCTGACCAGTTCTTCTAAGGCCACAGTCTCAAACTAGGGGGTGGTGTACTCCTGAGGGCGAAGGGGTTCATAGGAAAAACAATTGTAAAGCGAACCAACTTCCAGAACCTCAACATTCCTATCTAATCTTTTTTAAAACCAGTGTCTTTGAAAGCACATCTGTGATGCAAGTTCTATGCCACTttctcatccctcccttcacaattGCCTTTTTCCCACTCTTGAAAAGAAATGCATGCTCCTAACTAATTCTGAATCTTAGTGCAAGGCAGTTTGCGTGCATATAAAACTTCCAGCATACCACCCCAAGagataatttcttaaaataggTGTTGAAAAAGTAAATGACTTTAATGACTGCCTATAAAATCCTTTTTAAGTCAGACAGAAACCTTTCAACAAAATAGAGGGAAGCTCTTTTCAAATTGAGAGATGAtggaacattaaaaaatttttgatgaGACATCACTACGTGGTTCTTGGCATTAACGAAGAATGAATTGAATGGCATCACCACAACACAACTTCTTATAGTCCCATCCATTCCTTTATGTTAACAAGGTCCCTCAGAACTTTCTTCTTCATGTACAAAGTATTTGCTAGGGATCACTGCTAGAGTGGCCAAGATACTTAAAAAGATCCTTGTGAGCTGGACAGACCCTCTTAGAATTACGTTACAATCAAGTATAGAGCATCCTCTTTCTAGACAAATTCACATGGATTCTTCTGCATTGCCTGGGGCTATGCTGTCACAAAGATCCATATCCAGGCAGGAAGTTCAGGGAAGATGCATTCACTGTCAGACTGTCAGGACAAGGTGTGAACTCAGACTTGACTTTGTACCAAACCTTGACTTTGGCAATGAGGAAtcagaggcccagagaaaggaaaattgtCCAAGGCAACAGAGACAGAACTAGAAAGCAGTTCTCTATCCTGTCCAGCCAGTGCTTTTTCTGGCCATCGCCTGTACCTGCTACAACATGTGAGAACAAAGGTGAGACTGTTCTATATTCTTCTGCAAAGTGGCACCACATTTCCTCCTTGTCATCCACGTAAACTGTTTGACATGGATGAAGTGGGTGGTAAGGTTTTCAGAGGACTGATTTCAGGATGTAGCCCAGACCCTCAAAGAGGAGAGGAATAAAGGGCCAGAGAGAGAGGAAGTgtggggaagaaggaaaggacTCTGAGCATTTCCAGGCCTCTATGGATAAACGTCTTGGAGGAGAGTCAAGCAAGCATAAAACACCATTTCCAAGCTGACAGTCTCCCGGATGACATTGAACTCAATAGATTCTCAGAGACAAAACTGTGACAGAGGAGGAAACGTCCTGAAGGGTGTTTAAATGCAAGACAGATTGATTATGGATACACACTACAACAcggatgaaacttgaaaacattaaatgaaagaagccagacacaaaaggctgtATATTGTATGAATCCACTTATATGAAAGGTCCAGATTAGGCAAATCCattgagacagaaagcagatgaatGGTTTCCAGGGGCCGGGGGAAGAGACAATGCGGAGTGACTTCTAACACTCCGGAGGGACAAAAATGTCCTACAGGTAAATAGTGGGGATGACCGCACAACCCTGTGGGTGTACCACcaaccactgaattatacacttggAAGTGGTGAATTCTGTGCTCTGTGAATtatatcttgattttttaaaggatgaaatttttaaaaatattttaagtatataatttagtaaatattttgaaaatattttttaaaggatgaaCTCATTGTCAAATAGAATCATAAGCATATTTGTAGATACAGGCTCAAGAGACCGGGGAAGAGGCTCACATTCATTGATCACCTACCATGTCCCAGACATCCAGAgattttacattcattttttcattcagaTACACAACCCTGAGAAGTAGGCACATTTTATTCATgtcgcagatgaggaaactaagagtcCTAGATATAGTTTATCCAGATATACACAACTAGTGCAGTTAGTTAGTGCCATCGTCAGAAATAAGATGGGTCTGTCTGGCCTCACAGCCCACGTCCTTTGCACTACGGCCCGATGCTTCCTGTTAGCTTCCTGGAGAAGCAGCCTTATGCTCACTTGGGGTTCTCACTGTACTACACACTGTGGTGGGCATGCTTGGGGAAGAGTTTGAGTGGTTATCCATTGTCACCTCTGCAGATGACACCTGGAGAACTAGCCCTTGCCATGGGCAATCACACACCAGTGACCCAGTTCATCTTGCTGGGATTCTCCAATTACCCAGACCTCCAGGTGCTTCTGTTCGGAGCCTTCCTGCTCATCTATGCCGTGACAGTGGCAGGCAACCTGGGAATGATGGCCCTCATCTTCACGGACTCCCATCTCCAcagccccatgtacttcttcctcagtgtCCTCTCCTTTCTTGATATTTGTTACTCTTCTGTGGTTACACCCAAGCTCTTGGTCAACTTTCTGGCCTCAGACAAGTCCATCTCTTTCGAGGGCTGTGTGGTCCAGCTGAGCTTCTTTGTGCTACATGTGACAGCGGAGAGCTTCCTGCTGGCCTCCATGGCTTACGACCGCTTCATGGCCATCTGCCGACCCCTCCATTACGGCTCTGTCATGACCAAGGGGACCTGTCTCCAGCTGGTAGCTGCTTCCTATGCATTCGGTGGCGCCAACTCTGCTATCCAGACTGGGAATGTCTTTGCCCTGCCATTCTGTGGGCCCAACCAGGTAACGCACTACTTCTGTGACATCCCAccccttctccgcctggcttgtgcCCACACAGCCACAGCAAGGGGGGTCCTCTATGTCTTCTCTGCTCTGGTCACTCTTCTGCCTGCTGCAATCATCCTCACCTCCTACAGCTTGGTCTTGCTGGCCATTGGGAGAATGGGCTCCACAGCTGGGCGGGAGAAGGCCCTCTCCACGTGCGCCTCCCACTTTCTGGCCATTGCCATTTTCTATGGCACTGTGGTTTTCACCTATGTCCAGCCACACAGATCCTCTGGTGATACCAATGGCCAGGTGGTGTCCGTCTTCTACACCATCATAATTCCCATGCTCAATCCCTTCATCTATAGCTTCCGTAACAAGGAGGTGAAGGATGCCCTGCAGAGGAAGCTCCAGGTTAGCATCTGTCCCTGCTGAACCTTGCAAGGGTGCTTTTTGGAATGAAGAAGGCAAAGCATCTTCCAAACCACATTTGAAACTGATCTAACAGAAAACAACCCTGGTTTTGAACAAGGTGGAAAATGTAGGGAAGAAACAACGAATATGATACTTTGTAGAGAGCTTTGCAGTTTTTAAAGCATCTTCTTAGCCATTATCATACTGAATCTTTGCCACTGTATTGTGAGGCAATCTCTGTTATGATGATATTGTTTTACAAATGAAGGATACGTGACTTGGTTAAAATAAGCTAATTACCTAAAGCCGTCCACTTAGTGAGAGAGTGAGCATTCAACATCAGGACTTCCACACCAAAACTGGAGGTATTTCAATTACACCACAGCCACAAGTTGTCTTTTATTGACAGCTAGGTCACCATAACCTGCAAGAAACATCAGACAAGGGGCAGCATGATCATTTCTCTTTCGCCACTGGTTCACTGGAGTGGGTGTAGGCTGCAAGGGCATGGGTTACATCCAAAAAGCAAGACAACCAGGATAGATGTGTCCTCATTTCTTGCTTCTGCTACCTTTGTTTAGCTGTCCCACTAAAGGAAACCTCAGGATCAGGAGAGACCTTTCCTTGTTATCTGTTTCCGAACCAGATGTATGTACCTGTCTCATCATTCTCAAGGGTGCATGTGCATGGGGGCATTTACAGATACAGCATTATAAAAGATACTGTGCTTTAGGAGActgatgtttaaaaattatatttggccTGAACATTATTAAATAGATAGGTAATATAGTGAGGATGTGTGTTTTAGAGAATTACACAAGTAAAGCTGAACTTGACGTAACGCAGGGTGGGACGCTGGACTAGAAGGTGCGCAGAAGACCTGACCTGAGCGGAGTCAGCTTCAGCCTGAGATTTTTGGTCTAAGATCATTAAAAAGGCTTTTTTTCAGATCTGCCTTAAGGGAAATTTTACTAAATACAGAAACTATTACTATATGAACAGGTTTATGACAGCATtgttttttgaaaacaaaaaaattagcagcaacctaaatgttcgAAGGAGGAAGGGGGTTGAATCATTCATCCCCTAGATGGATTATAACATAACcaccaaaaattatgtttatgcAGACTACCTAATAACATGGAAAACAGCAGGCCAGAACCTCCAGTGTCATTGCAACAATGCAAGAAAAAGGAGAGACAAAAAGCCTGGGAAGAACacacaaaaatgtaaatgatggtTATATGAGAGTGGCAACACAATgcgaaaaatgtttttctatttttcccaaAAATTACCCAAAACTTTTTTAATGAGCATGTTTTAATTTTGATACTTTATtctaagaaaaaagaattaaagaaatccTTTCCTGGAAACCGAGTGTGAAAAATTCTCACTTTTATCTTCTTTCATTAAGCCAATATTTACTAAATTCCTCACTCCACATTTCTTCAATGTATAAACTACATTTTAATGCATGTCTGCAATTAAGGTCAGGACTCTTTGTTATGGTGAAGAGACTTAGTAAAAAATAATCTAATTCATTCAcctggaaaaatatttataaggCAAATAGATGCAACACATTGGGGTAGGCCCTGCCTGGATTAATAGTCAGAACATGTATTAGTCAGATAGCTTGTGCTAGTAACACATAAACCCAATAATATCCATAGTTGATACCACAAAATACAACCTACATTACGCTTGAAACAAATTAGGTGACTCCCCAGGGCAATTTTTATCACCCATCAGTATCTGGGTCCCTGTCATCTTACAACGTCACCATCTCAACCTATGCTTGCCAAGATTTTAATGGTGGGGGAAATAATCAAGAAGTTCTGGTAGAGTGTGTTTAATTACCTGGCCTAAAGTTGGCTCACATCACTTCAATCTATATGCCATTAGCTTGCAGCCAGTCTTCTGGCTGCAAAGGAGCCTGGGAAATGTCTTCTTTTTTatcaagagagagaaaagctaaATGGGATTTAGTAAAAATATCACTTTGCCTCTGACTCTGACTAATTGAGCAGTTGGTTAGACCATCATCGGTAAGGGGTTCTAAAATATCgctagaataaataaaaaataaggtccTGGTTAACTCATGTTTCTACATAATTGAGGTGAACTATTTCTTTGGGTGGAAATTTTACAATATTCCTTGCCTGAGCTGAAGTAtctctgttgagtatttttggggATCACACACTTGAGTTGCATGGTGCCGTGACAAGCCATAAAACTAACTCTGAGATCAGCTAGTGGACAGTTGCCTGAAGCTGGAGGTCACAGTTACCTCAAATTCTAAAACTAAATAATGCACAACATGGTGGTATTTACTAAGAGTGCTCTTATCTAAGTTAAACTGTCTCATGGATCACCCGAGTtggtacacacacaaacacatacactgcTGAAGAGAGAATAAGAAACCAtacacataccaaaaaaaaaagcattctgaaaacatgaaagtaaaaaaaaaaatagaaaagttaaGTGTGCATATGATAGGGCTTGACCGTACAATTTTAATGAATAGAGTATCAGTTGCTATCCACCTCAATGATGGACACGTTGAGCAAATATTTATAGACTTTTGATCTGAGGAGTGGCAAAATCATCCTGTCCCATTCACTGTTGTATCCTCAATGTCTAGAACAGTGCCCAGTGCACTGCAGGCACTTGGTAGAGGTCTGTGCAGTAAATGAATGCACAGGCACCTACATGCTTCTTTTCCTTGGACCAGTGGCACTGTCATCGTTTGAGAGCTTTTGAGAATGTGGAATCTGGGCACCCGCACACACAGACTGACTGAAACCCAATGTGCATTTAACAGGATCACCAGATGACTGgtgtgcacattaaagtttgagacgTACTGATCCACATGCCTCAATCTAGCTCAAGTTCAAGTGTGAGCAAGGTTTGCAATTCTCCTGCTAGAGCTCTGAGAAAGTGTTTAGTCTGGGAAAGTGTTCTCGGCAGAGGGAAAAGCATGGCAAAAGCCAAGAAGTGAGCAAACTTGGAGTCTTCTTCTCTGACCCTTTTTCACCATTTTGTGCGATGTACATTAAAAAGAGCATTAAGagggttttgagagaaatcttctgcatccatggatgtttttttgcccttgtctagcttggattaatacttagtctataggcacagacctgatcatctacatttgccctcttacagcactaaattatgttttctacctttatcttgcatctacctaccacttcagcattttatctaaaaaataataataataataataagggagaaatgtgggattcacatataaatcaagtataaaaatcaaacgaataatcatatctgacttgattgtttatagttcatgatgcgtgatcaaaaccgaaagtttctgtgatgactgcccttgcactgttcaccatgtaacttattcactatgtaagaatttgttcattatacttcagaagattggagactgttgagaattaggcttggggttgattaatgattgtgcattgagtcccctatacagaattttattgttgttaacaaccatttgatcaataaacatgagagatgccctctcaaaaaaaaaaaaaaaaagagcattaaGAGGAGAATCAACAGGCACAGGAGCATCATGGTGCCCAAGTGGGGTTGGAATGATAGGACAGCAAAGCCACCTGAGTTTGTCTTAACAATGAGGGGGAGGGAGTGTTGCTATCGAGGATTAACACTGTATGACTGTGGCTTCCCTTCTATAACGTCCTGTCCTGTCGTTACTGGCAAGTGGCAGCCCAACCCAGGACTACATTTCTAAGGCCTCCTTGCCTACagatgtggccatgtgactaGGACCTGCCAGAGGAATGTGATCAGAAAATTTCACTTCGAGTCAAAGACTTTTAAGAAGTGGGTGGGCATTAGGACCTCTTGACTCTATTTCTCTGAAACCAGCAGAAAGCAGAGGATTTCGAAGTCCCTAGGGCATGGCAGAGCCAGCAAGAAGGATCCTGGCTTCCTAAATTAGTGGAGAAAAGCTGCTCCTAACTGGGAACACAAGAACAAGAGATAAACTCTACTTTGTTAAGCCACTGAAATTTGGGGTTTGTTTACTAAAGTTGTTAGAGTTACCTTCAATCGGACAATGTTTTGCTTCGCTTTTTGACACGCTGACCCaaccctctcctttctcccaggcTGCCTCTCCATGCACCCCCATCATCTCTGCACTGATCACTGTATCATTTGGAGATGTGTCCTCCAGTGACCTACCCCCAACAGCAATACCAGTCAAAGCGGTAAGCTAGGTAAATGTCATTTTGGCAGTGACAGGTCCTTCCCTCTAAAAGGCAATATTTTGTGAGGTATATGTTGCTATCCTCCCTTCACTGATGaagaaaataagttattttaactTAAGCAACTCACCGAACTCACAAGTTAATCAACTCACCCAAGTTCTCACATTTAATAAGACATGCAAGGCTTGCTTGGCCAACCAACATTTGAAAACTTCATTGgcaattagggaaatgaaaactaaaatccCAGGTACACTATATCCTCCAAAACGGCAAAGGTTTAAAATCAGACCATCCACACTTTAGTCATGGCTGTGCGTGAACTGAACCAACTACTTTTGACAACGGTGTGACGTTGAACTAAAAAGTTGAGAACGTGTACACGCTATGATCCAGCGCTCTGCAAGGCAGTATTCCATCTAGTCCTAATGCACACTTGCATCATGCTTATAGCAGCATGGTTTGTCATTGCAGAAAtgtggaaacaacacaaatgtctgtcaacagcagaaatgaattaataaaattggGCAATAGACACAAGCCAGCAGCAAAAACAAGTGGCCTACAGGTCTAAGCATCAACATGAATGTGTCTCTAAGCCACAATGTTGAGTGAAATATGGAATGAACAGGAGAATGTAAACAGTATTATTCCActtgtataaaattttaaaacaggccAAACTAAACAATTATAATGTTTAGAAATGAATTCACAGatggtaaattattttaaattaagcaaAGAGTAAGTGATACAAAATCAGGGATGGCGCCTACTTCTCATGGTGGAAAAGGGCGGGCAAAATTAAAGAGAAGTACATGGGAGCCTTCTTAGATCTCACCACTCACTGTGTGGCCTGTGGATCACCAGCATCAGCTGGGAGCTGCTTAGAAACGCAGTAACTCAGGCTCCTCACCAAGCCTACTGGactagaatctgcattttaacacaaCCCCCAGGTGATTCATAAGCATGTTAAAGATACTTGTAATGTCCTGTTTCTAAGGTAGATGGTGCACACGTGGGTGTTCACTTTAGTAATATTCTTTAAATTGTACAGGTTTTATACACTTTTGCACGTATTATGTATTTcacaattttataacattttttaaaatatacttttaataaatttttaaaatatataaacacatagaCAAAGTTGAATACCATAAAGATGGCAGAAAACGGAAACCAAAAGTAGATATTTAGACTCAAATTCAGTGCTATTTCCTCTCTACCATGGCTTTGGCCCAAGGCAATAAATGAACTGACTCCAATAAATTTACCCATCTGATTCATACTGCAACTAGATGGGCCAAAGGCCACAATAAAAACAGATAAGCTGTTGGAAGCTTCAGTGTCTCGATCATTTTTATTTAGATATTCTAAATATCTAATGGGTAGGAAAGTTATTTTCCCATTCAGACAATCCCTGCCTTTCCTAGAAATGCTCTCCTGGAAAAAGTTTTGGAAAGTGGAATGTCTGAAAATTGAACTTTATACGTACATGTTTTACTTGtttggaaggaaaggaggaaaggaggggatACAGTTTAGAGAGCTAAAAAGAATCATAAAGTCTCAAATATGATATAAATGCTTAATTTGATTTTATAGGTGAATCTTATGCACTGTATACATGACCATTTCAATTCTTAAAAATAGATCACACTTTAAATACTGACaatcaaatttaattttctgGCATAACTTTGCAACTCAAAAATCATTGCTCATTCAGGTGAGTTGAAATGATATGTGGTAAAGAGAAAACTTAATTTCAATATTGGATATGAAAATCTGTTAATAGTAATCTTTCAGATGATAAAGGAGGAGATTGGGTAACTGTGAGATGTCTTTTCAAAGCTCTTAAAATACTTGTAAAGAAAAGATTTAAACATCAATCGTCTTTCTCCCTTGATTAGGGAAACTGTAACAAGCTAACGACAGTCAAAAGCTTGGTGGACTGTAAATTTCCCTCTGTGAGGTTAGCTGATGCTGATTTTCAATCCATTTAGAATAGGTACTTATCTAAGGCCCCAAACTCACCTGTCCAAGAAATGTGACTTAGTTTTTCTTGGCAAGTTTCTTTCCAAGTTCTTCCTCACTGCCAGAAGGGAAAACATTCTGTCTAATCAGGGCAATCTCAGCCCATTGAACAGTTCCTTCAGTCCGCAGCACCCAAAGACACACCCACTCTTTCCCTTTCTCCGGGCTTCCAGAGTGCCAAGGAATAAGGACAGGATAGGTAGGGACTGCCTGATGCTCTGTCTTGGTCTCTCCATGCTGGCACTTACTGTGACATCCTATTCCCATCTGGTCTCCAACGCCGGACCATGCAGATCACAGGCGTGACTCTTTGTCCTAAAGAAAAGCTTCCCTAAACTCTGTTACTCCTTCTTCCCTCTCAGAAGACATGGGACCCCTTCACCCACTCCCCCACGCCACTCTGGGTCTGTAGGAGAGCTGTCTCAGCCTCTCGCCGCCTTCTCAATTGTTCTTGCACCTCTAGAGCTGCAGAAGCTCTAGACACTGAGCCACAGGATTCCTTCCTAGGGATTCACCAGCCTCTGGGCTCACTCCTGCTCTGACTCTCTTCACTCTATAAGCCTAGGGAATTTTTATCTAGCCTAAGAAACAAGCAAGACCCCAGAAAAACTGGCTCTGACTGATCGCGTATTCTTATATGCCTGTGGTTAAGGCATGAGTTTACGCCCTGGGTTACGGATGGTTCTGGCTTTTGAAGTTCAAACGCTTTTTATCACAAAAGTTTTATCTGTGCCTTGGATttccaaaacatattttaaacCTCAAAGGCCAGGGACAGACTCTTTGGGTATCAGTACTAGATACAACAACCGTACCCTGAGGCACGGCTGCCAAGAGGTCTAGTTTGAATGGGGATGGATCACcgggtaaaaaagaaaataaactatctGGAAAAAAGTCAATGAATCAAAATAATACTCTAATTGTAAAGATACACACATTCATTCCACCGCTACACCCTACCTTTTAGCCACAGACCTGGGCAAGGTAGCCCAGCATTTTGTACATGTGTTTTAAATCGTGTTGTTTTCCTTCATAACTGAACACAGCTGTCAGGCTTGCTTCAATTCAATAAGCATCAGATTTACTGTTTTTGGCCTACCAAATGATACCTTCCTTGTGCCTCTGTCATAAAATCATTAACATCAgcactttatttttccattttccatgaTACTTTCATAAATAAGGGTAAGTATGTGATAAAATGTTCAAATAATTACACAAACATTGCGATATTTAGATTGCAACCCTGCTAAAATGAAACTATTGGCTGGCAGACAGTAGTGCCAGGAGGAATCTTAAAATACTTATTTGTCTACTGAAATAGAAAAGCCAAATTTGGTatcagaaagaattttaagagatgtGCAAATAGAATTTACAAAAGGGCTTGTCGTACAGAAGTTAATGATTACCTGAATTTTGGTTAATTTTTGGTTCACCCCCACCTATCTTCACATCTCTAAGTATAAACTAGTATGACAATTTTATTCGTAAtagctttgttgagatataatttacaatgcccctaaggacaaaaataaaacacaccc from Manis pentadactyla isolate mManPen7 chromosome 9, mManPen7.hap1, whole genome shotgun sequence includes the following:
- the LOC130684679 gene encoding olfactory receptor 5B21-like encodes the protein MTPGELALAMGNHTPVTQFILLGFSNYPDLQVLLFGAFLLIYAVTVAGNLGMMALIFTDSHLHSPMYFFLSVLSFLDICYSSVVTPKLLVNFLASDKSISFEGCVVQLSFFVLHVTAESFLLASMAYDRFMAICRPLHYGSVMTKGTCLQLVAASYAFGGANSAIQTGNVFALPFCGPNQVTHYFCDIPPLLRLACAHTATARGVLYVFSALVTLLPAAIILTSYSLVLLAIGRMGSTAGREKALSTCASHFLAIAIFYGTVVFTYVQPHRSSGDTNGQVVSVFYTIIIPMLNPFIYSFRNKEVKDALQRKLQVSICPC